A genomic region of Lysinibacillus sp. 2017 contains the following coding sequences:
- a CDS encoding DUF3427 domain-containing protein, which translates to MEQLIRKFEDSLHKGFIDQNKAVSSQFKPRLLSNRAHENVLTTLLQEMKTCKTFTFSVAFITEGGLATIKTMLYDLERKGIRGRILTSTFLSFNQPKMFKELLKLTNVDVRVTDVKGFHSKGYIFEHEQHYSLIVGSSNLTDSALKANFEWNVYLTSLENGEVINHFKNQFEYEWEKATPLTAEWVGKYNAIYEKPEFARNKVASPPLYMTNPLQESLKIQPNKMQTDALEQLKLLRDSDAKRGLIISATGTGKTYLSAFDVRNFAPKRMLFIVHREQILKKAMQDFKNILLGDPDDYGILSGNSKELDARYIFATVQTMSNDRFLQQFAKDHFDYILIDEVHRAGAESYLKIMDYFEPQFLLGMTATPERTDNFNIFELFDYNVAYEIRLQAALEEDMLCPFHYFGVTDYELDGELIDETADLQKLIHKERIDHIIDKVSYYGFSGDRVRGLMFCSTKEEARSLSNLLNMRGYKTIALTGDNSQEEREEAIAKLENGELEYILTVDIFNEGIDIPFLNQIVMLRQTQSSIIFIQQLGRGLRKHDVKEFVTIIDFIGNYKNNYLIPIALSGDKSMNKDNVRRRTVNTDYIQGVSTINFEEIAKKQIFDAITKVQLSTKKILEDSYHALKNRIGTQPTLFDFMKHDSLDPEVIINYANTYYDFLVKIKEPIPSITNYEKAVLMMIGKDLLPGKRIHEILLLELLTQQESITKQAFIEQLKAKSIYYDENTMASIENVFSLDFFVENDRKKFGLKPFIVKVNDTYLFNEELQQSLQDSNFKQYLVDLLHCAFEKNKEYNNAEMFTLYQKYSRREVCRLLNWLKNEEGTLNGGRPKHGDFPIFVNYHKNNEDDIETNYMDEFLSTESFRWCSTKNRHLHSPEMKTLIHSVDNGTNVYLFVKKDNGVGKDFYYLGKGQVIPSSARPDQVIENDKAYPVVTMEMVLEQPVQYDIYHYLVEE; encoded by the coding sequence ATGGAGCAACTTATACGTAAGTTCGAAGATTCATTACATAAAGGATTCATCGACCAGAACAAAGCCGTTTCTTCTCAGTTTAAACCGAGATTATTATCAAACAGGGCACATGAAAATGTCCTCACAACACTTTTACAAGAAATGAAAACATGTAAAACCTTCACCTTCTCTGTCGCCTTTATCACAGAAGGTGGACTTGCAACGATTAAAACAATGCTTTATGACCTTGAGAGAAAAGGCATTCGTGGTCGCATTTTAACTTCGACATTTTTAAGCTTCAATCAACCAAAAATGTTTAAAGAATTATTGAAATTAACAAATGTAGACGTCCGTGTGACAGATGTTAAAGGCTTTCATTCAAAAGGCTATATTTTTGAGCATGAACAGCATTACTCGCTTATTGTGGGAAGTTCAAATTTAACAGATAGCGCATTAAAGGCGAATTTTGAATGGAATGTATACTTAACTTCTCTTGAAAATGGGGAAGTCATTAATCATTTTAAAAATCAATTTGAATACGAGTGGGAAAAAGCAACTCCTTTAACAGCAGAATGGGTTGGAAAATATAATGCCATCTACGAGAAGCCTGAATTTGCGAGAAATAAAGTCGCTTCTCCACCTCTTTATATGACAAATCCATTACAAGAAAGCTTAAAAATCCAACCAAATAAAATGCAAACTGATGCTCTCGAGCAATTAAAGCTGCTCCGTGATAGTGATGCAAAGCGCGGGCTTATTATTTCTGCAACCGGTACTGGAAAAACATACTTATCTGCATTTGATGTTCGAAATTTCGCACCTAAAAGAATGCTATTTATTGTACACCGGGAACAAATTTTAAAGAAAGCGATGCAAGATTTCAAAAATATATTATTAGGTGACCCAGATGATTACGGCATTTTATCGGGAAATTCTAAAGAACTGGACGCCCGTTATATATTTGCCACAGTTCAAACAATGTCAAATGACCGTTTTTTACAACAATTTGCTAAAGATCATTTCGATTACATTTTAATTGATGAAGTACACCGTGCCGGAGCAGAATCTTATTTAAAAATTATGGATTATTTTGAGCCTCAATTTTTATTAGGAATGACAGCAACACCAGAACGTACAGACAATTTTAATATTTTTGAGCTGTTTGATTACAATGTTGCCTATGAAATTCGCCTTCAAGCGGCATTAGAAGAAGATATGCTTTGCCCCTTCCACTATTTCGGTGTGACGGACTATGAGCTGGATGGTGAATTAATTGATGAAACGGCCGATTTACAAAAACTAATTCACAAAGAACGAATTGACCATATTATCGATAAAGTTTCTTATTATGGATTTTCTGGTGATCGCGTGCGTGGTTTAATGTTCTGTAGTACGAAAGAGGAAGCGCGTTCCCTTTCAAATTTACTAAATATGCGTGGTTACAAAACCATTGCACTTACAGGGGACAACTCACAGGAAGAACGAGAAGAAGCAATTGCCAAATTAGAAAATGGTGAATTAGAATACATTTTAACTGTGGATATTTTCAACGAGGGAATCGACATTCCCTTCTTAAATCAAATTGTTATGCTTCGTCAAACTCAGTCGAGCATTATTTTCATCCAACAACTTGGTCGTGGATTACGTAAACATGATGTGAAAGAATTCGTGACGATTATTGATTTTATTGGGAACTATAAAAACAACTATTTAATTCCGATTGCCCTTTCTGGTGATAAATCAATGAACAAAGATAATGTCCGACGACGTACAGTAAATACTGATTACATTCAAGGTGTTTCGACGATTAATTTTGAAGAAATTGCGAAGAAGCAAATTTTTGATGCGATTACAAAAGTTCAATTATCAACAAAGAAAATTTTAGAAGATAGCTATCATGCATTAAAAAACAGAATTGGTACGCAGCCCACTTTATTTGATTTCATGAAACATGACTCATTAGATCCAGAAGTCATTATTAACTATGCAAATACTTACTATGATTTTCTAGTAAAGATAAAAGAGCCTATTCCTTCAATTACTAATTATGAAAAAGCTGTGTTGATGATGATCGGCAAGGATCTATTGCCTGGCAAACGTATTCATGAAATTCTTTTGTTGGAATTACTTACTCAGCAAGAATCCATTACAAAGCAAGCGTTCATTGAGCAATTAAAAGCTAAATCTATTTATTATGATGAAAATACAATGGCATCTATTGAGAATGTATTTTCTTTAGATTTTTTTGTGGAAAATGATCGTAAAAAATTCGGTTTAAAGCCTTTTATCGTTAAAGTTAACGATACTTATCTATTCAATGAGGAACTTCAACAGTCTCTGCAAGATAGCAATTTTAAACAATACCTTGTTGATTTGCTTCATTGCGCGTTTGAAAAAAACAAAGAATATAATAATGCCGAAATGTTTACCCTTTATCAAAAATATTCGCGTCGTGAAGTATGCCGCTTATTAAATTGGCTGAAAAATGAGGAAGGCACACTGAATGGTGGTCGCCCTAAACATGGAGACTTCCCTATTTTCGTAAACTATCACAAAAATAACGAAGACGATATTGAAACAAACTATATGGATGAATTTCTTTCTACCGAATCTTTTAGATGGTGTTCAACTAAAAATCGTCACCTCCATTCACCAGAAATGAAAACACTTATTCATTCTGTAGATAATGGCACCAATGTTTATCTTTTCGTAAAGAAAGATAATGGTGTCGGAAAAGACTTCTACTATCTAGGTAAAGGACAAGTTATTCCAAGTTCAGCTCGACCAGATCAGGTAATCGAAAATGATAAAGCATACCCCGTTGTCACAATGGAAATGGTATTAGAACAGCCCGTTCAATATGATATCTATCATTATCTAGTGGAAGAATAA
- the mutT gene encoding 8-oxo-dGTP diphosphatase MutT, producing the protein MKKQVHVVGAIIENEQNEIYCAQRSPKMSLPNYWEFPGGKIEKDETPQQALIREISEEFACEISVGEKVEDTTYDYGTFIVRLETYMAKIINGEPTALEHADTKWVTRKALKTLDFAPADIPAVEKISQS; encoded by the coding sequence TTGAAAAAACAAGTACACGTTGTTGGAGCGATTATTGAAAACGAACAAAATGAAATCTACTGTGCACAACGTAGTCCCAAAATGTCGTTGCCAAACTATTGGGAATTTCCAGGTGGGAAAATTGAAAAAGACGAAACACCTCAACAAGCATTAATACGAGAAATTTCCGAAGAATTTGCTTGTGAAATTTCTGTTGGTGAAAAAGTAGAAGATACAACCTATGATTACGGTACGTTTATCGTTCGTCTTGAAACATATATGGCCAAAATCATCAATGGTGAACCCACTGCATTAGAACACGCAGACACAAAATGGGTAACTCGCAAAGCACTTAAAACATTAGACTTTGCACCAGCGGACATTCCTGCTGTGGAAAAAATTTCACAATCATAA
- a CDS encoding S-layer homology domain-containing protein, which produces MKLSFYQKVFIMLVCLVGLQMTLGSNYEASHSTPIVPKYVAISFETNGGTSIDELSVPYNDKVYDLPVPLKEGYHFEGWYEDRYFLSRWEDGSIARINLTLFAKWTALQPTPNPNPMPTPQPIPNPGPKPIPPTPTPTPNPIPEPKPVPPEIPTIQFSDTQNHWAQDIIGKIAAQGIIDGYPDGKFGPNDPVRREHIAVMIQRAMKLVPTKEINAFNDVPKSHPNYEAIMALAKAGIIEGYAGKFKPNAPMTRAELAKVLVLAFDLTAGGISTFADVSRNHWSASYISALADAGIAFGNNGLFLPNEPVTRAQFVVFLYRALNI; this is translated from the coding sequence ATGAAGCTATCATTTTATCAAAAAGTATTTATAATGCTCGTTTGTCTAGTTGGTTTACAGATGACATTAGGCAGTAATTATGAAGCGTCTCATTCAACACCGATTGTGCCGAAATATGTGGCCATTTCGTTTGAAACCAATGGGGGGACAAGTATTGATGAATTGAGCGTACCTTACAATGACAAAGTGTATGATCTGCCAGTGCCACTAAAAGAGGGCTATCATTTTGAGGGTTGGTATGAAGATCGATACTTTTTATCACGCTGGGAAGATGGTTCGATTGCTAGAATAAACCTCACACTTTTTGCAAAATGGACAGCGTTACAACCAACACCTAACCCAAATCCAATGCCGACACCACAACCAATACCAAATCCAGGTCCGAAGCCAATACCACCAACACCAACACCAACACCTAATCCAATTCCAGAGCCAAAGCCAGTACCACCAGAAATTCCTACAATTCAATTTAGCGATACCCAAAACCACTGGGCTCAAGACATCATCGGGAAAATTGCAGCACAAGGCATTATCGATGGTTATCCAGACGGTAAATTTGGTCCGAATGATCCTGTACGACGTGAACACATCGCAGTCATGATTCAGCGTGCAATGAAACTAGTTCCAACTAAAGAAATAAATGCGTTTAATGATGTCCCAAAAAGCCATCCAAATTACGAAGCCATCATGGCACTTGCCAAAGCAGGGATTATTGAAGGCTATGCGGGTAAATTCAAACCAAATGCCCCAATGACAAGAGCGGAACTCGCAAAAGTGCTAGTCCTCGCATTTGATTTAACAGCAGGAGGAATTAGCACATTCGCCGATGTTTCAAGAAATCATTGGAGTGCATCTTATATCTCAGCACTTGCGGATGCAGGAATAGCGTTTGGTAATAATGGGTTATTCTTACCAAACGAACCCGTAACCCGAGCACAATTTGTCGTGTTCTTGTATCGTGCGTTGAATATATAA